A genome region from Pongo pygmaeus isolate AG05252 chromosome 17, NHGRI_mPonPyg2-v2.0_pri, whole genome shotgun sequence includes the following:
- the SIGLEC15 gene encoding sialic acid-binding Ig-like lectin 15 translates to MEKSILLLACLACVLPTGSFVRTKIDTTENLLNTEVHSSPAQRWSMQVPAEVSAAAGDAAVLPCTFTHPHRHYDGPLTAIWRAGEPYAGPQVFRCAAARGSELCQTALSLHGRFRLLGNPRRNDLSLRVERLALADDRRYFCRVEFAGDVHDRYESRHGVRLHVTAAPRIVNISVLPGPAHAFRALCTAEGEPPPALAWSGPALGNGSAAVRSPDEGHGHLVTAELPALTHDGRYTCTAANSLGRSEASVYLFRFHGASGAPTVALLLGALGLKALLLLGVLAARAARRRPEHLDTPDTPPRSQAQESNYENLSQMNPRSPPAAMCSP, encoded by the exons GCTCATTTGTGAGAACTAAAATAGATACTACGGAGAACTTGCTCAACACAGAGGTGCACA GCTCGCCAGCGCAGCGCTGGTCCATGCAGGTGCCAGCCGAGGTGAGCGCGGCGGCAGGCGACGCGGCAGTGCTGCCCTGCACCTTCACGCACCCGCACCGCCACTACGACGGGCCGCTGACGGCCATCTGGCGCGCGGGCGAGCCCTATGCGGGCCCGCAGGTGTTCCGCTGCGCTGCGGCGCGGGGCAGCGAGCTCTGCCAGACGGCGCTGAGCCTGCACGGCCGCTTCCGGCTGCTGGGCAACCCGCGCCGCAACGACCTCTCGCTGCGCGTCGAGCGCCTCGCCCTGGCCGACGACCGCCGCTACTTCTGCCGCGTCGAGTTCGCAGGCGACGTCCATGACCGCTACGAGAGCCGCCACGGCGTCCGGCTGCACGTGACCG CCGCGCCGCGGATCGTCAACATCTCGGTGCTGCCCGGCCCGGCTCACGCCTTCCGCGCGCTCTGCACTGCCGAAGGGGAGCCGCCGCCCGCCCTCGCCTGGTCCGGACCAGCCCTGGGCAACGGCTCGGCCGCCGTGCGGAGCCCGGATGAGGGTCATGGCCACCTAGTGACCGCCGAACTGCCCGCACTGACCCATGACGGCCGCTACACGTGTACGGCCGCCAACAGCCTGGGCCGCTCCGAGGCCAGCGTCTACCTGTTCCGCTTCCATGGCGCCAGCGGGGCCCCGACGGTCGCCCTCCTGCTCGGCGCTCTCGGCCTCAAGGCGCTGCTGCTGCTCGGGGTCCTGGCCGCCCGCGCCGCCCGCCGCCGCCCAG AGCATCTGGACACCCCGGACACCCCACCACG GTCCCAGGCCCAGGAGTCCAATTATGAAAATTTGAGCCAGATGAACCCCCGGAGCCCACCGGCCGCCATGTGCTCACCGTGA